In the genome of Hippoglossus hippoglossus isolate fHipHip1 chromosome 4, fHipHip1.pri, whole genome shotgun sequence, one region contains:
- the pycr3 gene encoding pyrroline-5-carboxylate reductase 3 isoform X2: MDPEMDSQLKIGFIGAGNMAYGIAKGILSGTVLPANIQVSAPSFRNLERFQELGISVTHSNVEVVSGSDVVFVAVKPHLVSLVLNEISQHVTDRHIIVSVAAGVTLATLEELLPENSVAVRLMPNLPCMVQEGALLFARGSHAKEEDGVLLRSLLHHCGLVEEGPEAWIDIHTGLSGSGVAFVYLFAEALAEGAVKMGMPSALAHSIASQTVLGAGRLLRDTGKHPAQLRSEVCTPGGTTIYGLHTLEQGGLRATTMSAVESATERARELGRKSAAGSRK, from the exons ATGGACCCCGAGATGGACTCGCAGCTGAAAATCGGTTTTATCGGTGCAGGCAACATGGCGTACGGCATCGCAAAGGGCATCCTGTCCG GAACTGTTCTTCCTGCAAACATCCAAGTGAGCGCACCGTCCTTCAGGAACCTCGAGCGCTTTCAG GAGCTGGGGATTTCCGTCACTCACTCCAACGTAGAGGTGGTCAGTGGCTCGGATGTCGTCTTCGTGGCCGTCAAACCTCACCTGGTATCGCTCGTTCTCAATGAGATCTCACAACACGTCACCGACAGACACATAATTGTCTCCGTGGCAGCAGGAGTGACGCTGGCAACGTTGGAGGAG CTCCTTCCAGAGAATTCAGTCGCCGTCCGCCTGATGCCCAATCTGCCGTGTATGGTTCAGGAAGGAGCGCTGCTGTTTGCACGAGGGTCTCATGCAAAGGAGGAGGACGGCGTTCTGCTTCGCTCCTTGTTGCATCACTGTGGTTTGGTGGAGGAGGGACCTGAGGCCTGGATCGACATCCACACTGGCCTGAGTGGGAGTGGGGTCGCTTTC GTTTATCTGTTTGCTGAAGCTCTGGCAGAAGGAGCTGTGAAAATGGGGATGCCCAGTGCTCTGGCCCACAGCATCGCATCTCAGACCGTTCTG GGTGCCGGGAGGTTGTTACGCGACACCGGGAAGCATCCAGCTCAGCTGCGCTCTGAGGTCTGCACCCCGGGGGGAACCACCATTTACGGGCTCCACACGCTGGAACAAGGCGGCTTGAGGGCAACGACCATGAGCGCCGTGGAGTCGGCCACTGAGAGAGCCAGGGAGCTCGGCAGGAAGTCGGCGGCAGGAAGCAGGAAATGA